A window of Planctomycetota bacterium contains these coding sequences:
- a CDS encoding tyrosine recombinase, translating to MTQTLVEQFLTHLKIERGLAENTLLAYRRDLADLQSELPPKVEIHLAGAERLRAYLMELRQHGAATRTVARRLAALRSYLKWLETQGHDTAYLLEMLDRPKPEKLLPKTLSKRMVTKLVLTPSTTQSMDDTPTDGKPKDPKTQQLATRDRAMLELLYACGLRATELCELKLPNVNIEAAALRVVGKGSKERLVPIGNAARDTIAVYLDEVRPHLVAKNKKKHQFLFVSHTGKPLERVALWQIVKKHAKASGLWNEVSPHVLRHCFATHLLGGGADLRVVQTLLGHADVGTTQVYTHVDGDRLKDIHKKFHPRG from the coding sequence CTGACGCAGACGCTCGTTGAGCAGTTTCTCACGCACCTGAAGATCGAGCGTGGCTTGGCGGAAAACACGCTGCTGGCATATCGCCGAGACCTAGCGGACTTGCAAAGCGAGTTGCCGCCGAAGGTCGAAATTCACCTCGCCGGCGCCGAGCGGTTGCGGGCGTACCTCATGGAGCTTCGCCAGCATGGCGCGGCGACCCGCACCGTCGCCCGCCGGCTCGCTGCCTTGCGGTCTTACCTGAAATGGCTCGAGACCCAGGGCCACGACACCGCGTACCTGCTCGAAATGCTCGATCGGCCCAAGCCGGAGAAGCTGCTACCCAAGACGCTCTCCAAGCGCATGGTCACCAAGCTGGTCCTTACGCCCAGCACGACCCAGTCGATGGACGACACGCCAACGGATGGCAAGCCGAAAGACCCCAAGACGCAGCAACTCGCCACGCGTGACCGGGCGATGCTCGAACTGCTCTATGCTTGCGGCCTGCGGGCGACCGAACTTTGCGAACTGAAGCTGCCCAACGTCAACATTGAAGCGGCGGCATTACGCGTCGTCGGCAAGGGCAGCAAGGAGCGACTCGTTCCGATCGGCAACGCGGCGCGGGACACCATTGCGGTCTATCTCGACGAAGTGCGACCGCATTTGGTCGCTAAGAACAAAAAAAAGCACCAGTTCCTTTTCGTCAGCCACACCGGAAAGCCGCTCGAACGGGTCGCGCTTTGGCAGATCGTCAAGAAGCACGCCAAGGCCAGCGGGTTGTGGAACGAGGTGAGTCCCCACGTTCTGCGTCACTGTTTTGCCACGCATTTGCTCGGCGGCGGGGCGGACCTGCGTGTGGTTCAAACGCTTCTTGGCCACGCCGATGTCGGCACGACGCAGGTCTACACGCACGTCGACGGCGATCGCCTCAAGGACATCCACAAGAAATTCCACCCGCGTGGCTGA